From a region of the Apium graveolens cultivar Ventura unplaced genomic scaffold, ASM990537v1 ctg3747, whole genome shotgun sequence genome:
- the LOC141701339 gene encoding uncharacterized protein LOC141701339, giving the protein MAMETEFEFYEFKHRFALYDPASYFDENISDQHFNLYYTIDRTLFYRLVCKLGRNIDESMFVVAFLIWLERICHSKNAFHKVISCPFHLINQLANEIAGFFMWMENKDVGQELFDPRLLQMLCSREINVLYFREKRSKVNESVRNIVSEVCVRAFRDILTSDSQFVDVHGDRMWFGSNTNPVFVPRPPLYHNVVGRFPQPGLGANLGPRNYMGHCNTPFLK; this is encoded by the coding sequence ATGGCAATGGAGACTGAGTTTGAATTCTATGAATTTAAGCATAGGTTTGCCTTGTACGATCCAGCTTCGTATTTCGATGAAAATATTAGCGACCAGCATTTTAATCTTTACTATACCATCGACCGGACACTTTTTTATAGGCTAGTCTGTAAACTTGGTCGTAACATTGATGAATCTATGTTTGTGGTGGCATTCTTAATCTGGCTGGAAAGAATCTGTCATAGCAAGAATGCTTTCCACAAAGTAATTTCTTGTCCATTTCATTTGATTAACCAACTTGCAAATGAGATTGCTGGTTTTTTTATGTGGATGGAGAACAAGGACGTAGGTCAAGAGTTGTTTGATCCTCGTTTGCTTCAGATGTTATGCTCTCGTGAAATCAACGTGCTCTACTTTCGGGAGAAACGGAGTAAGGTCAATGAGAGTGTCAGGAATATAGTCTCTGAAGTTTGTGTGAGGGCGTTTAGAGATATACTGACAAGTGATAGTCAGTTTGTAGATGTTCATGGAGATAGGATGTGGTTTGGTTCTAACACCAATCCAGTTTTTGTGCCACGTCCTCCTTTGTACCACAATGTTGTAGGTCGGTTTCCTCAACCAGGGTTAGGTGCAAACTTGGGTCCTAGAAATTATATGGGtcactgtaacacccccttcttaaaatag
- the LOC141701336 gene encoding uncharacterized protein LOC141701336, which yields MANGMCQWQMPKFTKDNYDNWCICMKAVLGANDVWEIVEKGLEVPENEANLNQVQKDQLQAQRKKDQKAIMIIHQCLDDSMLQKVVSPTTSKKVWDTLKSSSSGDAKVKRVRLQTLRGKFEAFRMKESESISDYFSRVLTVVNQMKSNGEEISDVRVIEKVLCSLDSKFDYKVVAIEEAKDIDEMTIDELMGSLQAHKEKILKKEPIEQALQSKLSFKDNNRRYMRSQRGLGQGRGR from the coding sequence ATGGCAAATGGAATGTGTCAATGGCAAATGCCAAAGTTCACCAAAGATAATTATGATAATTGGTGCATTTGTATGAAGGCGGTCCTTGGAGCAAATGATGTGTGGGAAATTGTGGAGAAAGGATTGGAGGTGCCCGAAAATGAAGCAAATTTGAATCAAGTTCAAAAAGATCAACTTCAAGCCCAAAGAAAGAAGGATCAAAAGGCGATCATGATCATTCATCAATGTTTGGATGATTCTATGTTACAAAAAGTGGTTTCCCCAACAACGTCAAAGAAAGTTTGGGATACTCTCAAATCTTCTTCTAGTGGCGATGCTAAAGTAAAGAGAGTTCGGCTACAAACACTTCGTGGCAAGTTTGAGGCTTTCCGAATGAAGGAATCCGAATCAATCTCGGATTATTTTTCAAGGGTCTTGACCGTTGTCAATCAAATGAAAAGCAATGGAGAAGAGATAAGTGATGTTCGTGTTATTGAAAAAGTTCTTTGTTCACTTGACTCTAAATTTGATTACAAAGTTGTGGCAATTGAGGAGGCTAAAGATATAGATGAAATGACTATTGATGAGCTTATGGGATCATTACAAGCCCATAAAGAAAAAATATTAAAGAAGGAGCCAATTGAACAAGCCTTACAATCAAAGTTATCTTTTAAAGATAATAATAGAAGGTATATGAGGAGCCAAAGAGGTCTTGGACAAGGACGTGGAAGATGA
- the LOC141701335 gene encoding uncharacterized protein LOC141701335: MAMETEFEFYEFKHRFALYDPASYFHENISDQHFNLYHTIDRTLFYRLVRKLGRNVDESMFVVAFLIWLERICYSKNAVHKVISWPFHLINQLANEIAGFFMWMENKDVGQELFDPRLLQMLCSREINVLYFREKRSKVNESVRNIVSEVCVRGFRDILTSDSQFVDVHGDRMWFGCNTNPVFVPRPPLYHNVVGRFPQPGLGANLGPRNYMGHVRNVLENPDADLSEIFGGMQVVDGCEDEPHVAPEDRTIFLTFSKGYYLPESEIREFFTRIFGDFIEVIYMQDVSSDEQPLYARMICRSSSIIPHIAPPGIKTKYSIYGKQV, from the exons ATGGCAATGGAGACTGAGTTTGAATTCTATGAATTTAAGCATAGGTTTGCCTTGTACGATCCAGCTTCGTATTTCCATGAAAATATTAGCGACCAGCATTTTAATCTTTACCATACCATCGACCGGACACTTTTTTATAGGCTAGTCCGTAAACTTGGTCGTAACGTTGATGAATCTATGTTTGTGGTGGCATTCTTAATCTGGCTGGAAAGAATCTGTTATAGCAAGAATGCTGTCCACAAAGTAATTTCTTGGCCATTTCATTTGATTAACCAACTTGCAAATGAGATAGCTGGTTTTTTTATGTGGATGGAGAACAAGGACGTAGGTCAAGAGTTGTTTGATCCTCGTTTGCTTCAGATGTTATGCTCTCGTGAAATCAACGTGCTCTACTTTCGGGAGAAACGGAGTAAGGTCAATGAGAGTGTCAGGAATATAGTCTCTGAAGTTTGTGTGAGGGGGTTTAGAGATATACTGACAAGTGATAGTCAGTTTGTAGATGTTCATGGAGATAGGATGTGGTTTGGTTGTAACACCAATCCAGTTTTTGTGCCACGTCCTCCTTTGTACCACAATGTTGTAGGTCGGTTTCCTCAACCAGGGTTAGGTGCAAACTTGGGTCCTAGAAATTATATGGGTCACGTCCGGAATGTATTGGAAAATCCCGATGCTGATTTAAGTGAAATTTTTGGAGGAATGCAGGTGGTGGATGGTTGCGAGGATGAACCTCATGTTGCACCAGAAGATCGAACAATCTTTTTAACATTCTCCAAAGGCTACTACCTCCCTGAATCCGAAATTCGAGAATTCTTCACAAg GATTTTTGGCGATTTCATTGAAGTCATCTACATGCAAGATGTGTCGAGTGATGAACAACCATTGTACGCTAGAATGATTTGCCGTTCTTCTTCCATCATTCCACACATTGCTCCTCCCGGAATAAAGACAAAGTACTCCATTTATGGGAAGCAAGTCTAG
- the LOC141701337 gene encoding uncharacterized protein LOC141701337 — translation MIPVAPCATCGGHHPGRACYRQTGACFLCGSLSHRAKDCTVSRNPGGGGGGGGSGSGSQQNPTARVFALMANQAAANSGTVSGTLLVGRRDAYVLFDTGSTHYVVSLSFVRHLDIAPSLLYPHMSISTPMGNSVVISDMYRECPIAVGDRNYKVNLLPMEMHDFDVILGMDWLSEHRATIDCQGKRVIFGDTDKPEFVYQGSQPKGDVKLISALKASKLLSKGCDGYLAFVKDTSKDEPRIEDYPVVREYEDVFPDELPGLPPHREVEFSIELVPGAEPISKAPYRMAPLELQELKEQLQELLDRGFIRPSVSPWGALVLVKEAHKSDTGLEAIRSEVAGGKQTQFHVDDEGVMWLGSTKMYGDLKKHFWWSGMKGDIAEFVGKCFTC, via the exons ATGATTCCAGTGGCTCCTTGTGCTACATGTGGTGGACATCATCCAGGTAGAGCTTGTTACAGACAGACCGGGGCTTGTTTCTTGTGTGGTAGCTTGTCCCATAGGGCAAAGGATTGCACAGTGTCACGCAACCCTGGTGGAGGAGGAGGTGGCGGTGGTAGTGGCAGTGGAAGTCAGCAGAATCCTACAGCCAGAGTGTTTGCATTGATGGCAAATCAGGCAGCAGCTAATTCAGGTACCGTTTCAGGAACACTTCTTGTTGGTAGACGTGAtgcttatgtgttatttgatactgGTTCAACCCATTATGTTGTGTCTTTATCGTTTGTTCGTCATCTTGACATTGCACCTTCATTATTATATCCTCATATGTCTATTTCTACCCCGATGGGGAATTCTGTTGTTATTTCTGATATGTATCGAGAGTGTCCGATAGCTGTTGGAGATAGAAATTATAAGGTTAACTTGCTTCCGATGGAGATGCATGACTTTGATGTTATCTTGGGTATGGATTGGTTGAGTGAACATCGTGCCACAATTGATTGTCAAGGAAAAAGGGTGATCTTTGGGGATACAGATAAACCAGAATTTGTATACCAAGGGTCTCAGCCGAAGGGGGATGTTAAGTTAATTTCTGCTCTAAAGGCGAGTAAATTGTTGTCTAAGGGCTGTGATGGCTACCTTGCTTTCGTGAAGGATACATCGAAGGATGAACCTCGCATCGAGGATTATCCAGTTGTGAGGGAGTATGAAGATGTGTTCCCCGATGAGCTACCAGGTTTGCCACCACATAGAGAGGTGGAGTTTAGTATTGAACTAGTTCCAGGTGCTGAGCCTATTTCCAAGGCGCCTTATCGAATGGCACCACTtgagttgcaagaattgaaggagcagttgcaagagttgttggatagAGGATTTATTAGGCCAAGTGTGTCTCCTTGGGGCGCTCTTGTgct GGTTAAAGAAGCTCATAAGAGTGATACAGGTTTGGAAGCTATTAGATCCGAGGTGGCAGGTGGAAAGCAAACACAATTTCATGTCGATGATGAGGGTGTGATGTGGTTGG gttccACCAAGATGTATGGAGATTTAAAGAAGCATTTCtggtggagtggaatgaagggAGATATAGCAGAATTTGTGGGAAAATGTTTTACATGTTaa